In Micromonospora cremea, the genomic window CCTGGGCCGTCGGGTTCCTGGTGGTCGGCGTGGCCGCGTCCGGCGTGCTGTTCCGGCGACGGGCGAGCCACTGACACGACCCAGCGCGCCGGAGTGGCGACACAGAGTGCCGAGCGTCGGCACTTCACAGCCATCTCACAGGGCCCCTGGTTAGGGTGCCCACGAGTCAACGTCCGACTCCATCCTGGAGCGGTCGGCTGTCGCACAGGAGTTCCGATGGTCTTCAAGAAGATGTTGAGCGCGTTCGGTGTCGGCGGTCCCAGCGTGGACACCGTGCTGACCAACCCCAACACCCGGCCTGGTCTGACCCTCGACGGTCAGGTCAACCTCGTCGGCGGTGACAGCCCGGCGGCCATCGAGCAGGTGGTGCTCGGCCTGGTCACCCGGGTCGAGGTCGAGGGACACGACACCGAGTACGCGGGCACCATGGAGTTTCACCGGATGGCCGTCAGCGGCCCGCTCCAGCTCGCGCCGAAGCAGCAGCTTTCGATCCCGTTCCAGCTGCCGGTTCCGTGGGAGACCCCGATCACCGACGTGTACGGCCAGCGCCTGCACGGCATGACGATGGGCCTGCGTACCGAGTTGGCGGTGGCCCGCGCCGTGGACAAGAGCGACCTGGATCAGGTGGCGGTGCACCCGCTGCCGGTGCACGAGCGGATCCTGGAGGCGTTCCAGCGGCTGGGCTTCCGGTTCAAGCACGCCGACCTGGAGCGCGGCCACATCCGGGGCGTCCAGCAGACGCTGCCGTTCTACCAGGAGATCGAGTTCTTCGCCTCGCCGCAGTACGCCAGCACGATCCGGGAGGTCGAGCTGACCTTCGTGACCAGTCAGCGCGGCGTGGACGTGATCCTGGAGTGCGACAAGCGCGGTGGCTTCCTCAGCGCCGGCCACGATGCTTTCGGCCGGTACCAGGTGTCGCACGCCGACGTCGACCGCGTCGACTGGGCGCAGGTGGTGGACGGCTGGCTGCGCGAGACCACCTCCCGTTACGGCAGCCTGCGCTCGCAGGGCTTCGGGCCGGGTCACGGCCACGGGCACGGCCGGGGGCACGGGATGGGCGGCATGGTGGCCGGCGCGGCGCTCGGGGTGGCCGGCGGCATGATCGCCGGCGAGATGATCGAGGACGCCTTCGAGGGTGATTTCGGCGGCGATTTCGGCGGCGAGTAGTCGTCCAGACGCGACGGTGGCCTCCGGGAGGTTCTCCCGGAGGCCACCGTCGCGTCGTGCTACCGCGTACCCGGTCAGTGCCGGGCCTTGCGCTCCTCGGCGCTGCGCCAGTTGCTGCCGGCCTTGGCCAGGCCTCGGCTACCGAGGTAGCCCAGCGTCAGCAGGGTGATCAGGAACCAGGCGTTGTCAGCGCGGAAGATGTCCACCCCCGCCGAGTTCTTCCCGACCACCTGCGAAGCGCCCAGTACGGCGACCACCGCGGCGATATAGATCCAGAACTCGGTGGTCTTGAACGCCTGCTTGGTCTCCGTACCGGGTGCCTGGATGTCGTTCCGACGCCCGTCCTGCATGACCGGCATCTGCCGGGTCTGCGTGTTCTGCATTGATGCCGGGTTCTGGACGTCCGAGGTCGGCCGGTTCATCGGCCGGGTGGAAGCAGCCTGCGTGCTCATCTGGTCCTCCTCAGGATGCGATGAGTCGTACCTGCATTCCCTCGCCCCGCTACCGCGTTTCGGCCACGGCACGGTTCGTGTTCACGGCGGGGACACCCCCGACTACCCGAGGCCCCTGAGCAGGTAACACCTGACCGCCGGCCAAAAAGATCCCAGCCGGCGGTCAGGTGCGGTCAGCGCAGGCCGTTGCGGACCGCGACGCTCACCAGCAGGTCGGGGTCGTCGGTGATGATGCCGTCGACACCGAGGTCGATGACCCGCTGCATCACCCGCGCGTCGTCGACGGTGTACGGGATCACCTTCAGGTCGTACCGAGTCTGAAGCGTCCGCACGTCCGGTCCGTGGAAGTATGCCGGGTTCTCCCGCAGGTACCAGTCGGGCGAGGCGACCGTGCCCTGGTACGGGTCGTGCACCTGCCAGTTCGCCGACACCGTTCCGGCGCCCGCGGCGCGGGTCAGCTTGCCCAGGTCCTGGTACTTCCACCAGTCCAGCCCACCGGTCCACGGACTCTGCACCGACGGGTCGCCGTACACCGCCTCGAGCGAGCACTCGTCGGCGAGGGTGGCGCACTCGGCCGGGCCGTACTGCCAGACCAGGCCGACCGTGCCGATCCGACGGTCGAGCTGCCGGGCGTAGGTGATGGTGCGCCAGTCGAACGACTGGATGGTGGCCCGGTAGGTGAAGCCGGCCCGCTGAATCTCGCCGACCAGCTTGCGGGTGAAGCTGCGGTACGGCTCGGTGTCGTTCACCACCGGGCTGATCTTCGTCTCGATGTTCATCCCGATGTCGCTCCGGCCACTCGCCTTCACCAGGGCGAATACCTCGTCCAGCGTGGGGATCCGGGCACCCGGCGCGGGCACCTGCGCGGGCAGCTCGGGCAGCGTCCTCGTGCCGCAGTCCACGGTCTTGAGCTGCGCCAGGGTCAGCTGGTGCACCGGCTTGCCCACGTACGGGAACTGCCGGTCGCCGGGGCGCACCGGGGCGGTGTCGACGCAGTGCGAGCCGTTGACCGTGCGGTCGTGCAGCACCACGAGCTTGCCGTCTGCGGTCACGCCGGTGTCCAGCTCCAGGGTGGAGATGGCCCGGTTGGCCAGCGCGTTGGCGAAGGCCGGCAGGGTGTTCTCCGGCCGGGTGGCCCGACCGCCGCGGTGCGCCTGGATGTCGAACGGCGCCGCGTATGCCTTCGGCAGCCGGTAGCCGCGCTGCGCCAGCAGGCCGCGCAGCCGGTCCGGGTAGTCGGTGATGATGCCGTCCACGCCGTCGTCGATCAGCTTCGCCATGGTCGGCAGGTCGTCGACCGTCCACGGGATCACCTTGATCCCGTAGCGGTGCGCCCGGGCGACCATCTCCCGGGTCACGTACGGCTGGTAGCCGGGGTCGATGACCGTGCCGTTCTGCGGCAAGCCGTGCACCGGGGAGAAGGCGCTGGCACCGAAGCTGCGGATCGCCCGGATCGGGTCGCCGCCGAAGTCGTCGATGTCCAGTCCGCCGAGCCACGGCGAGGCGCCCGGCTGGCCGGTCTGCAAAAAGTCGTAGTTGGTCAGGGCGACCAGCGGCAGCTTCGGTTCGACCTGGCGCATGCGCATCAGCGCGCCCCAGTCGAAGCTCTGAATGGTGACCTGCTTGAGCAGCCCGGCGGCGCGGATCTCGGCCGCGGTGACCCGGACGAACTGCTCGCGGGGCGCGGTCTCGGTCGGCGCGCCGGCCTCCACCTTGGTCTCGACGTTCAGCGTGACGTCCTTCGCCTGGTACCGGTTGACCAGCGCGAACACCTCACGGAGCAGCGGCATCCGGGCGCCCGGCACGGCGAGCTGACCGGGCTTGTCGGCCAGTGTCTTCGACCCGCAGTCGAGGGTGCGCACCTGAGCCAGGGTGAGCGTGTTGACGTACTTTCCGACGTACGGGAACTCCGGGTCGCCGGGCGCCGCCGGGGTGGTGTCGACGCACTTGGTGCCGGTGACCTTCCGGTCGTGGGTGACCACGGCCTGGCCGTCCTCGGTGATCTGCACGTCCAGTTCGAGGGTGCTCACCCCGAGCTGGAGGGCGTTGCCGAAGGAGGCGAGGGTGTTCTCCACCCGCAGCCCGAGGCCGCCGCGGTGGGCCTGCACGTCGAATGTCCGGTCCGGTCGCGGCTTCGCCTGTGCGGGCACCGCGAGCCCGGTCGTCACCGTCGCGGCCACCAGGGCCGCGATGGCGGTACGGCGTACTCTGCGCACGCTGTCATCCCCTCCTGCCGGCGGGCGTCTCCCACCGGTCGCCGGACAGCATGGACATCGGGGACGGCCGGCAGGCGGCCGGCGGACGGCGCGACGGTGAACCGGGGTGGACGACCTCCCGGTCACGGCGGGTTTGGCTGGCCGGCGGTCGGGCACGCAGTCAGTTCCACAGCTTCTGCGAGGTGATGGACGTGCGTGAGGACGACATGCGGCAGGAGGCCGCCCGCCAGGCGGAGAACCGGATCGCCGGCGGCGTGTACGGCGAGGGCGCTCTCGACGAGGTGACGGTGCCGCCCACCGACGTGCTGCGGGTGATCCAGGACGAGGACCCCGACGATCCGGCGAACGAGCCGGTCGACCCGCAAATGCTGCGCGACGGCGGCCCGGTCGGCGGGCAGGGCGCGGTGACCACGACCGGCGGCACCGCCGGCCCGGCGAGCGTGCGTCGGCTTGCCCGGCAGCCGGAGCGGCACCCCGGCAAGGTGGCGCCGACCACCACCGGTGACGCCACCACCGGTGGCCTGGGCACCCCGATGGGCGGCAGCACCAGCGACCAGTCGACGTCCGCGACCGGGCCAGCCAAGTCCATCCAGGACACAGCCCGGGACTGACCGGCGGCGCACGGTCCGCCCGTCACCGCCCCCGCCGACCCGCAGGTCGGCGGGGGCGGCGCGGATCCGGGTCGCCCGGGTCAGCCGGCGGGGCGCAGGATGCCGAGGCGTTGGGTCGCGCGGGTGAGAGCCACGTACAGGTCGCTGCGCCCGCGCGGCGACTCGGCCACCATCCGGTCCGGGTCGACCACCAGCACCGAGTCGAACTCCAGCCCCTTGGCCTGGGCGACGGTCAGCACCACCACCCGGCTCTCCAGCTCCGGATGCTCGCCCACCGCGGCCTCCGGCAGCGCCGCGGTGACCGTCGCGCCCAGCGCGTCCACCCGGCCGGCCGGCACGATCACGCCGAGTCGACCCTCGGCCAGCCCGGCCGCCTCCCGGGTGGCCGCCGCCACCAGCTCCGCCGCCAACTGCTCGTCGGGCACCGTCCGGTCCCACGGCGGTACGCCGCTCTCCCGCACCGAGCGCGGCGGCCGCAGCGCCGGGTCGATGTCGGCCAGCACGTCGGCGGCGACCGCCATGATCTCGGCCGGGGTGCGGTAGCTGACCGTCAGCTCGGTCAACCGCCACCGCCGCGCCACGTACGGCGCGAGGGCATCCGCCCAGGAGGGTGTGCCGGTGAGCGCGCCGGTCTGTGCCACGTCCCCGACGATCGTCATCGACCGGCTCGGGCAGCGGCGCATCAGCAGGCGCCAGGCCATCGGCGACAACTCCTGCGCCTCGTCCACGATGACGTGACCGAACGCCCAGGTCCGGTCGGCGGCGGCGCGCTGCGCGGTGGTCAGGCGGTCGGCCTCCTCCTGCCGCTCCAGCAGCCGGTCCGCGTCGATCAGGTCGGTCACGCCGAGGATCTCACCGCCTTCGGCCTCGTCCTCGACGTCGATCGAGCGGGAACCCCGGGCGATCTCCAGCACGCCCTCGGCGTACTCCCGTTCCATCCGGCGAATGCGATCGAGCCGCGCGGCGGCGGCCCGCTCGTCCTCGCCGAGCAGCTCGGCGGCCTCGTCCAGCAGCGGCACGTCGGCCGGCGTCCAGCCACCCGGCTCGCGGTGCAGCAGGGCCCGCTCTTCGTCGGTGAGCATCGGCGCGGCGGCGGCGATCCGGTCCGGGTCGGCGTACAGGTCGGCGAGCAGGCGCTGCGGGGTGAGCACCGGCCAGAGCCGGTCGAGGGTGGCCTGGATCTCCGGTTCCTCACGCAACTCCCGCCGGATCTCGGCCCGGTCGGCCTCGTCGAGCAGGTTCTCCCCGCCCAGCGGGTCGGCGCCGATCCGCTCGGCCACCTGGTCGGCGAGCGCGTGCACGATCTCCACGTCGAACAGCGCCCGGGCCAGATTGTGCGGCCGGTCGGTGCGGCGCACCCGGTCCCGGGCGGTACGCACGGTCTCCGGGTCGAGGGTCAGAGCCTCCCGCTCCACCTCGATCTCCAGCGGCTCGTCCGGCACCCACTGCCGGTCCCGTACGGCCAGCGCCAGCATCTCGGCCAGCACCGCTCGGCCCTTGAGCGCGGCGGTCTCGGCGAGCTCGGTCCGCTGGGCGCTCACCCCGGGGAAGAGGTCGCCCTGGGTACGCAACAGCACGCCGGTCTCGGCCAGCGTGGGCAACACCTGGGAGATGTAGCGCAGGAAGGTCGCGTTCGGGCCGACCAGCAGCACGCCCCGGCTGGACAGTTCCCGCCGGTGTGTGTAGAGCAGATACGCCGCCCGGTGCAGCGCGACCGCCGTCTTACCGGTGCCGGGCCCGCCCTGGACCACCATCACCCCGGGCAGATCGGCGCGGATGATGCGGTCCTGTTCGGCCTGGATCGTCTCCACGATGTCGCGCATCCGGCCGGTGCGACCGGCGTTGAGCGCGGCGAGCAGCGACGCCTCGCCGGTCAGCTCCTCGTGGGCGTCCGGAGCGGCGGTGTCGATGTCGAGCACCTCGTCGTTGAGCCCGGTCACCTTCCGCTGGCGGGTACGCAGGTGCCGGCGGCGGCGGACGCCCTGCGGGTTGGCGGCGGTGGCGAGGTAGAACGGGCGGGCGGCGGGGGCCCGCCAGTCCATCAGCAGCGGGTCGTAGTCACCGGTGGTGTCGAAGATGCCGATCCGGCCGATGTAGCGGCGGGAGTCGTCGTCGCCGTCGAGACGCCCGAAACAGAGCCCGTCCTCCACGGCGGAGAACTGCTCGACCTGGTCGGCGTACATCGCTACCGAGCTGTCCCGCTGGGAGCGGTCCTGGCGGGTGCCGCCGGTGTTGCGCAGTTCGTCGGTGAGCCGGGAGGCGGCCTGCTCACGCAGCCCGTCCAGCCGGTCGTAGAGCATCGAGACGTACTCCTGCTCGCGACCGATCTCGTCATCGAGCGGCAATTCGCCGGAACCGCCGGAGTGCCTTGACAAGCCGTCTCCCTAAAGATTAGAATCCTTTGCAGGAACGGCTTTCAAGCCGTTCTTTTTTGTGCCCTCGAACTGTTGAAGATAGCGCGTCCCGCCAGCCTCGACCAAGCTGACCGGGTCGGCGCGCCCGGTGATCGCGAGGTGGCGGCGGATGATCCTGCGGACCGGGCAACGGGTGGTCTTCATCGGCGACAGCATCACCGACTGCGGCCGGCGAGACACCGCCACGCCCTACGGCGCCGGCTACGTCAGCCTCGTTCGTGCCCTGGTCGGCGCCCGCCACCCAGAGCTGGACGTGGAGTGGATCAACCGGGGTGTGAGCGGTGACACCGTCCGGGACCTGGCCGCCCGCTGGGACGACGACGCCATCGCCGTGCGCCCCGACTGGCTCTCGGTCATGATCGGCATCAACGACATCTGGCGGCGCTACGGCGATCGGCCGGACGACGCCGTCCCCATCGACGAGTACGAGCGCACCCTGCGCGACCTGCTCCGCCGTGCGGTGGATGCCACCGGCTGCCGGCTGATCCTCGGCGACCCGTTCCTGATCGAGACGGACCGCAGCGACCCGCAACGCGCCGACACCGACCGGTACTGCGCCGTGGTCGCCGCGCTGGCCGCCGAGTTCGACGCGGTGCACGTGCCAACCCAGGCGGCGTTCGACCGGGTGCTCGCGGTCAGCCCGGCGAAGCGCTGGGCGGACGACCGGGTGCATCCGCACCTGCCCGGCCACGCGGTGCTCGCCGACGCGTTCCTCGCCGCCCTCGGCGCGACCGCCACCCCCTAATGGGAGGCGTCGGGTCAGCCGGGAGGCAGACTCGATGTCCGGTAGCCGCGGACGAGTGAGCACTCCCACCCCCTGGACCGGTGAGTCCTAGGGTCAGACCGTGCCCTTGTCCGTGGTCGGGAGATGGACGGCTGATGGGATGTCGTGCCCGCCGGGGTCGGCGTGAGCACTGGTCCATTAGGGCGCTGAGTTCTCCCGCGGGCTGCTGACGGAGTTGCGGTGGAACGGAGGCGGGTGTGCTGTTCGTCGGTGACGACTGGGCGGAAGATCATCACGATGTGGAGGTGCAGGACCAGCACGGGCGGGTGATGCGCACGGCGCGGCTGCCCGAGGGTGTGGACGGGATGGCCCGCTTTCATGAGCTGGTCGCCGGGTTCCTGGCTGATGACGCCGAGCCTGCTCAGGTGGTGGTGTGCATCGAGACTGATCGTGGGCCGTGGGTGCGGGCGCTGGTCGCGGCCGGCTACCAGGTGTTCGGGGTGAACCCGAAGCAGGCCGCGCGGCATCGGGAGTTGGTGTCGCTGTCGGGGGCCAAGAGCGACAAAGGCGATGCGCACGCCTTGGCTGACATGGTCCGGACCCGCCGTCATCAGCTGCGTCCAGTGGCCGCCGATTCCGACCTCGCCGAGGCGGTCAAGGTGGTGTCCCGGGCGCACCAGACGCTGATCTGGGAACGCACCCGTCACATGCTGCGGCTACGCGCGGCGCTGCGGGAGTACTTCCCCGCCGCGCTGGATGCCTACCAGCCGCTGACACTGACCGGGGTCGACACCCTCGAACTGCTGGCCAAGGCACCCACCCCGGACCAGGCGGCCACGCTCACCCTCACCCAGATCAGCACGGTTCTCAAGCGGGCCCGCCGCCGCCCGATCGCAGACAAGGCCGCCACGATCCAGCGGGCACTGCGCACCGCGCACCTGCGCCAACCCGAGGTCGTCACCGCCGCCTACGCGGGCACCATCGGCGCCACCGTCGCGATCCTACAGACCCTCAACGCTCAGATCCGGGCCATGCAAGGCCAGGTCGAGGCGCATTTTGGCCAGCACCCGGACGCTGAGGTCTACCGCAGCCAACCCGGCATCGGCGTGATCCTCGGCGCCCGGGTGCTCGCAGAGTTCGGCGACGCACCAGGGCGCTACGCCGACGCCAAAGCCCGCAAGAACTACGCCGGCACCGCACCCATCACCCGTCAGTCCGGCAAGTCCAAGACCGTCCACGCCCGCATCGTGCACAACGACCGGCTCGTCGACGCCCTGCACACACAAGCCGGCGCCGCGATCCTGCACGACCCCGCGGTCCGCGCCTACTACGACGAGCTGCGCGCCCGCGACATCGGCCACAACGCCGCGCTACGGCAGATCGGTAACCGCCTCGTCGGCATCCTCCACGGCTGCCTCAAAACCGCCACCCTCTACGACCAGACAACCGCCTGGTCGCACCGGGCCCAACCCGTCGCTGCTTGACATCCAAGCGCCTGGGATGTCTGACCCGCCCGACTGACGGTCCGCTTCGCTCGACCGTGGAGCCCACCGGACACGACGACGCGCCGGGCCGACCGATGGTCGACCCGGCGCGACAACACCGGAAGATCAGCCGCGAGCGACCTGGTAGAGCCGTTCCGGGGTGACGGCGCCGGCGAGCACCCGGCCGTCGTCGGTGAGCAGCACGCTGAACAGCTTGCTGGTGAGCAGTCGGCCGCTGCCCCAGTCACCGTTGACCGCCTCGAGTCCGCCGAGCAGCTTCGACACGTCGACGTCCGGCGCACCGGCCGGCTTGGCGCCGGCGGGCTTCCCGCTGGCCGGCTTGCCGCCGATAGCCTCGTCGAGGCGGGCGACCAGCACCGTGGTCCAGCCGGTGCCCACGGCGCGTACCTGCGGCTCATCAGCCGGCTCGGAGTGGCCGGGCCGGGCCGCGGGCGGCCGCTCGGCCGACTCCTCGGTGACGGTCACGCCGGGCGGCGGGTTGAAGGTGAACTGGTCGGCGTCGGGCCGCCGGTAGTCGACCTCGGTGAAGGCCACCTCGAACGCCGGCTGGTCGCTGCCCGTGGCGAGGACCTCGAAGCGCAGCGGCACATGCTGCTTGGCGTCGATGGCGATCCGCAGCTGGTGCACCAGCGAGTCGCGGTCGCGTGGCTGGAGCACCAGCTCGTACGCGTCCCGACCGGCGACGGTCGCCGACCGGCCCACGCTGACCTCGGTGCTCGGGTCGATCGCGCGCAACGCCAGGTCGGCTGCCTCCTGCGGGGTGGCCGGCAGGCTCGGCGCCGCCTCGGGCACCGGCTTCTCGGCCGTGGCGTCGCGCAGCGTGAGGTGGCTGGCGGTGTTGGTGCGGCTCTCCCAGCTCCACACGTCCCGGCCGTTGCGGATGACGTCCCGCTCGCCGAGGGTGTCCAGCAGCGCCACCCGCTGCTGCTCCGGGCCGGAGTACCAGACCCGCAGGGTGTGCGTGCCGGCCAACAGGGTGGTCAGGTCGTTGCCGGGGATCAGCCCGACCAGCGGCGGCAGGCCGAGGTCGGCGCGCTGCACGACCGTGCCGGACAGCCCCTCCAGCCGGGAGGTCTGCAAATCGACCAGGAGCTGGGCGGCGGTGCGCGGCGGCAGGCTCGGTTCGGCCTCGGCGGCGAATGTGCCGACCGCCGCGCCGCCACCGATGACGGCGACGGCGGCGGTCGCCGGGACCAGCCAGCGCAGGACGGGACGGCTTCTCAAAACGGACATGTGGCAAACCTCCTGCGACCATCCTGCCCGCTCGGCGCTGTGAACACGCTGAGGACGCCGATCCGCCGGGATTGACCCAGGTGGCACCCTTGAGCCGTGCGGTTGCTGGTGGTGGAGGACGAGGCCCGGTTGGCGGCTGCGCTGCAACGCGGGTTGCAGGCGGAGGGGTTCGCGGTGGACGTGGCGGCGACCGGCCCGGCCGGGTTGGAGGCCGCCCGGCACGGCGGGTACGACGCGATGATCCTCGACGTGATGCTGCCCGGCCTCTCCGGTTACGAGCTGGTCCGGCGGCTGCGCGCGGAGGAACACTGGCTGCCGGTGCTGATGCTCTCGGCGAAGGACGGCGAGTACGACCAGGCCGACGGCCTGGACTGCGGCGCCGACGACTATCTCACCAAGCCGTTCTCGTACGTGGTGCTGCTGGCTCGCCTGCGGGCGTTGCTGCGCCGGGGCGCGCCGGAACGCCCGGCGGTGCTGACGGTGGGCGACCTGCGGTTGGACCCGGCCCGGCGGCGGGTGACCCGGGCCGATGCCGAGGTGGCGCTGACCGCACGGGAGTTCGCGTTGCTGGACTACCTGATGCGCCGGCCCGGCCAGGTGGTTTCCAAGATCGAGCTGCTGGACCACGTCTGGGACGCCAGCCTGGAGACCGCGCCGAACGCGGTCGAGGTGTATGTCGGCTACCTGCGCCGCAAGCTCGGCCGGGACCGGTTGGAGACCGTCCGGGGTGCCGGCTACCGGCTGGCGACGTGAGCACGGACGTGCCGGCCGACCTGACGACCGGTGTGCCGCCCGCGCCCGGCGCCACCGCGGCGGCCACCGACCGCCACGTGACCTCCGCCGGTCCGGCGACCTCCGCCGGTCGGCGGCACGCCGGCCGGTCCTGGCGCGGCCGGTTGCCGGTGCTCGGGCTGCGCGGCCGGCTGATGGCGATCGGGGTGTTCGGCCTCGCCGTGGGTCTGGCCCTCGGCGGGGTGGTGCTGCTCGGCGCGCTCGGCTACGTGCTCCAGCGCACCGTGGACACCGAGGCGTTCCGGACCGCCGACGCCGTCGCCCTGCTCACCGCCGAGGACGCGCTGCCCGACCCGCTGCCGGTGGCGGGCGGGCAGGTCCGCGTCCAGGTGATCGACTCGCAGGGGCGGATCCGGGCCGCCTCGATCGACGCGGACCGGCTGGTCCCGATGGTCCGCCCGGAGCGGCTGAACGGTGACCGCCGGCAGCGGCTGGAGGTGCCGGCGGAGCGGGTGGGGCTCGCCGGCCCGGTCCGGGTGGTCGCCGTACCCGCCGGCACCGCGGCCGACCCGCTCACCGTGCTGGTCGCCCGCTCGATGGCCGATGTGCGGCACAGCACGCACGTGGTCCGGACCATCCTGCTGGTGGCATTCCCGCTGCTGGTGGCCGTGCTGGCCGTGGTGGCCTGGCGGGTGGTGGGCGCGACCCTGCGGCCGGTGGAGGCGCTGCGCCGGGGCGCCGAGGAGATCACCGGGAGGGCCGGGGCCGGGCGACTGCCGGTGCCCGCCTCGGCCGACGAGATCCATCGGTTGGCGGTCACCCTCAACGGAATGCTGGACCGGTTGGAGTCCGCCCGGGCCCGACAGCGGGCGTTCGTCTCCGATGCGGCACACGAGTTGCGCAGCCCGTTGACCAACATCCGGACCGAGCTGGAGGTTGCCCAGCGCCTCGCCGGCCGCACGGACTGGACGGCGGTGACCGCCAACCTGCTCGCCGACACGGACCGGCTGAGCCGGCTGGTCGACGACCTGCTGCTGCTGGCCCGCCTCGACGAGACGCCACCGGCCCGGGGGACCGGGCCGGTGGAGCTGGGCGCCCTGCTGACCGAGGTCGCCGCCCGGTACCCCTCGCCGCCGGTGCGGGTGGTGCCGCCGCCGGGCCCGCTGTGGACGGTCGGGAACGCCGACGAGCTGCGTCGGGTGCTGGCCAACCTGGTCGACAACGCGGTCCGGCACGCGTACGGCGCTGTTCTGCTCGCGGTGGAGTCGACGCCGGCCCGGCACCGGGAGGCGGCGTACCACCTGGTGACGGTGACCGACGACGGCCCGGGGATTCCGGTGGCCGACCGGGACCGGGTCTTCGGCCGGTTCACCCGGCTGGACGACGGGCGGGCCCGCGACGAGGGTGGGGCGGGCCTCGGCCTGGCCATCGTGTGGGAGCTGGTCCGCCGGGCCGGCGGCAGCATCAGCCTGACCGGCGGCGACGACCAGCGGGGGCTACGGGTGTGTCTGCTGCTGCCGGCACTGCCAACCGACGAGGAGCCACGGACCGACCGCTGACAGAAGGCGGCTCAGCGGTCAGCGGCGGCGGGTGCAGACCTCATCGGCGCTGGCGACGGTGTCGGTGGACCAGACGACGGCCACTGTGAAGCAGTAGTCGTTGGCGCGGTTGAGCGCGTAGACGACGAAGCTGGTGGTGCCGGCGGGCAGCGTGGCGATGGCGTTCTTGCCCTGGCCGGCCCGGCCGGCGGAGACGATCACCGGTCCCTCGCCTCCGGACGGGTAGGTCCAGCGCAGGGCGATGTTGTCCCGGTTGTCGCGCAGGGTCACCGCGCCCGGTGGGGTGCCCGGCGCGGCCGCGGGCGGTGCCGCGCCGGACGGGGAGGCGCTGGTGGTGGCCGGCGCGCCCGTGCCGGTCGGGCCGGCGCTGGGCGAGCCGGTATCCGGAACGCGGGACTGGTCGTCCCGGTCGCCGACCCGGGCCACCCCGGCGATCACCGCCGCGGTGCCCAGCAGCACCACGACCACACCGACCACGACCGGGAGCAGCCGGCTGCGCCGCGGTGCCGATGCCCGGTTC contains:
- a CDS encoding LolA family protein translates to MSVLRSRPVLRWLVPATAAVAVIGGGAAVGTFAAEAEPSLPPRTAAQLLVDLQTSRLEGLSGTVVQRADLGLPPLVGLIPGNDLTTLLAGTHTLRVWYSGPEQQRVALLDTLGERDVIRNGRDVWSWESRTNTASHLTLRDATAEKPVPEAAPSLPATPQEAADLALRAIDPSTEVSVGRSATVAGRDAYELVLQPRDRDSLVHQLRIAIDAKQHVPLRFEVLATGSDQPAFEVAFTEVDYRRPDADQFTFNPPPGVTVTEESAERPPAARPGHSEPADEPQVRAVGTGWTTVLVARLDEAIGGKPASGKPAGAKPAGAPDVDVSKLLGGLEAVNGDWGSGRLLTSKLFSVLLTDDGRVLAGAVTPERLYQVARG
- a CDS encoding response regulator transcription factor; this encodes MRLLVVEDEARLAAALQRGLQAEGFAVDVAATGPAGLEAARHGGYDAMILDVMLPGLSGYELVRRLRAEEHWLPVLMLSAKDGEYDQADGLDCGADDYLTKPFSYVVLLARLRALLRRGAPERPAVLTVGDLRLDPARRRVTRADAEVALTAREFALLDYLMRRPGQVVSKIELLDHVWDASLETAPNAVEVYVGYLRRKLGRDRLETVRGAGYRLAT
- a CDS encoding sensor histidine kinase — protein: MAIGVFGLAVGLALGGVVLLGALGYVLQRTVDTEAFRTADAVALLTAEDALPDPLPVAGGQVRVQVIDSQGRIRAASIDADRLVPMVRPERLNGDRRQRLEVPAERVGLAGPVRVVAVPAGTAADPLTVLVARSMADVRHSTHVVRTILLVAFPLLVAVLAVVAWRVVGATLRPVEALRRGAEEITGRAGAGRLPVPASADEIHRLAVTLNGMLDRLESARARQRAFVSDAAHELRSPLTNIRTELEVAQRLAGRTDWTAVTANLLADTDRLSRLVDDLLLLARLDETPPARGTGPVELGALLTEVAARYPSPPVRVVPPPGPLWTVGNADELRRVLANLVDNAVRHAYGAVLLAVESTPARHREAAYHLVTVTDDGPGIPVADRDRVFGRFTRLDDGRARDEGGAGLGLAIVWELVRRAGGSISLTGGDDQRGLRVCLLLPALPTDEEPRTDR